The Metabacillus schmidteae nucleotide sequence AATTTTATCGGAATTTTATTTTTATTTGGCTATAACTTTGTTAGTACTGTGCTAAGAGCACTTGGCGATAGCAAAACACCGATCCGATATGTCATGATCGCTGTAGTTTTAAATGCTGTATTAGATCCATTATTTATTTACGTGTTTAACCTCGGAATTGCAGGTGCAGCTTATGCAACTATCCTTTCTCAAGGAATATCCTTTGTTTATGGGATATGGGATACATTAAAAAGAAAGTTAGTACCTTTTATCATGCCGAAGCTGCCTTCTAGTGATGAAGTGTCGACAATCATGAAGCTGGGATTGCCTTCCGGGTTACAAATGACGGTTATTTCAGCAGGTGTCATGGCGATTATGAGTGTTGTCAACTCTTTTGGTAGTGATGTAGTAGCTGGATTTGGAGCGGCTCAAAGACTTGATAGCTTGATTATGCTTCCAGCAATGGCTCTTGGGACTGCAGTTAATAGTATGGCAGGACAAAATATAGGGGCTAAGAAGTGGAGACGTGTTCATGACATTGCAAAATATGGTGTTATATTTAATTTAGTTATAATGGTCTTCATAAGTACAATTGTGGTGCTTTTTGCTGAATGGGGGATAAAACTATTTATAGGGGAAGAAGAAGCAGTGCAATTTGGCACAGATTATTTAAAAATAATCGCTTTTTTCTATCCATTTCTCGGAATTAATTTTATTTTAAATGGAATCGTCCGTGCGTCTGGGGCTATGTTTCAAGTGTTAATCTTAAATATAGTTTCTTTCTGGATTCTTAGATATCCTTTGTCCTATTTGTGCTCAATTTGGTTTGGGGACAATGGGATTGCTATAGGAATGGGGCTTAGCTTTGTTATCAGCAGTGTGATTGCCTTCTCTTATTATAAGGTAGGTAAATGGGATAAAATTGAGTTATCAGCTAGAGAAAAATAATACAAAATAGTCTTGACAGTCAGTGAAATACTCGGCATAATAAATAAAAATCACAGTGAACGTTCTAATAGAGGACTAGTATGCGGGAACTTTTTTTCACAGAGAGTGAAGTTTATAAGCTGAAAGACTTCATATTAAAAAGCCGTTGAACCTACCTCTTGAGTCCTATGTAAACATAGGCGCAACCCTGGCGTTAAAAAGGGCAAAGAGGGATGTGAAAGTACTTCATATCCAATCAAGGTGGTACCACGGAAGCTAAGCTCCTTTCGTCCTTATTTTATAGGATGAGAGGTGCTTTTTTTTATTAAGTATGTTTTTAAGGCTGAACAGGCGCTTGCGCTAATTTACTGGAGGAAATAGAGATGGATAAGAAGCGAATTGTTGTCAAAATTGGAAGCAGCTCCTTAACAAATGCAAAAGGACAAATTGATCAGGAAAAATTCACAGATCATGTTGAAGCTGTTGCGGCTCTTAGAGAGGCCGGACATGAAGTATTGCTCGTATCATCCGGGGCAGTTGCAGCTGGATTTGCCCGCTTAGGATATCCTACTCGTCCGATTACCCTAAAGGGAAAACAAGCAGCTGCTGCAGTAGGTCAAAGCTTGCTTGTTCAATCTTATATCGAACAATTCAGTCAGCATCATATTGTACCGGCCCAAATACTTCTTACTCGAAATGATTTTTCAAAACAAGAGCGTTATAAAAATGCCTATGCAACGGTAACAGAATTATTAGAGCGGGGAATATTACCTGTAATTAATGAAAACGACACAGTTTCTGTTGAAGAACTGACATTTGGTGATAATGATATGCTTTCAGCTCTTGTAAGTGGGCTTGTTCATGCAGATCAGCTTATTATTCTAACAGATATAAATGGACTTTATGACTCAAACCCAAACAAAAATCCACTTGCCAAGAGAATCGATTATTTAGCTGACGTGACAGATGATATGCTGGAGGTGGCCGGGGGATCTGGTTCAAAGGTTGGAACAGGTGGGATGAAGTCTAAGCTAATGGCAGCTAAAACAGCACTTTCATTAGGTGTACAGGTTTTTATAGGGCTTGGAAAAGGTAGAAATAAGCTTGTTGATATTATGCTTGGCAACGGAGATGGCACATATATAGGGAAAGAAGGTCTTCAAGCTGTTAACAATAGTCGCCAATGGATTGCGCTTCATTCAGAAATATCTGGTACAATTTTTGTTGATCAAGGTGCAGAAGATGCACTTGTGTATAAAGGGAAAAGCCTTCTGCCAGCTGGAGTTTACGATATTGAAGGATCATTTGAGAAACATGATGTTGTAGAAGTTGTCGGTCCACAAGGTATACTTGGGAAGGGTGAAGTGCTTTTTTCATCAGAGGAGCTTAAAGAAGCAATGGGAAAAAGAAGTGAGGAATTACACAAAGACGAGGTTTTATCTTCCATTGTTGTGATTCATCGAAATAAATGGGTAAAAGCATAGAGGGGGAAATGAGATGAGTGAAGTTCTTGTAAAAGGAAAAGCGGCTAAAGAAGCAAGTTTTGCATTGGTTGATATTTCAACAGAAGAAAAAAATGAGGCATTAGCTAAAATTGCTGATCAGCTTTTAGTAGATCAGAGTACGATCATTGAGGAAAATAAAAAAGATCTAGAAGCAGGAAAGAAGAATGGTTTATCTGACAGTGTGTTAGATCGAATTATGCTTAATGAAAAGCGAATACACGATATGGCAGAAGCTATTCGCTTATTAATTGATCTAAAAGATCCAATTGGAGAAACAATCGAAACAATTGAAAAAGAAAATGGACTACGTATAAAGAAAAACAGAGTACCGATCGGTGTAATCGGTATGATTTACGAAGCTCGTCCAAATGTAACCGTAGATGCAGCAACACTTACCTTAAAAACAGGGAATGCAGTTATTTTAAGAGGTAGCTCTTCTGCAAGCTTCTCAAATCAAGTGCTTATTAGATCCATTCATAAGGCACTTGAGAAAAGTACCGTTCCAGTCAATGCTATTCAATTGATTGAAGATACAAGCAGGGAAACAGCGAAAGAGCTCTTTCATCTGAAGGAGTATTTAGATGTTTTAATTCCACGTGGCGGGAAAAATTTAATTGATACAGTTGTAAGGGAAGCTTCTGTACCGGTTCTTGAAACAGGAGCAGGAAACTGTCATGTATTTATTGATGAAACAGCGGACTATCAAATGGCAGAAAACATTGTCATCAACGGTAAAACGCAGCGCCCTTCTGTTTGTAATGCAATTGAGACTATTTTAATAGAAGAAAAATGGTTTTCACAAAATGGGAGAAGCTTACTTGAATCACTAGATGCACATCAAGTTGAGATTTTTGGAGATAACAAAGTTACAAGTGTGTTCGAAAAAGCCAAGTCAGCTACTGAAGAGGACTGGCATACAGAGTATCTAGCTTTATCAGTTAGTGTGAAAATAATAAAAGATGTTGATGAAGCCATTCAACACA carries:
- a CDS encoding MATE family efflux transporter translates to MKQHDFTSGSIMKQVWTFSLPIMLTNLLQISYQFVDSLWVGNLLGADALGAIAVSSTVIFTILSFIIGINNATLTILSQQKGKDNETGLKNYLNAFVVVLTALSILLGIAGYILSESILRWMSTPESMIPDATAYLEINFIGILFLFGYNFVSTVLRALGDSKTPIRYVMIAVVLNAVLDPLFIYVFNLGIAGAAYATILSQGISFVYGIWDTLKRKLVPFIMPKLPSSDEVSTIMKLGLPSGLQMTVISAGVMAIMSVVNSFGSDVVAGFGAAQRLDSLIMLPAMALGTAVNSMAGQNIGAKKWRRVHDIAKYGVIFNLVIMVFISTIVVLFAEWGIKLFIGEEEAVQFGTDYLKIIAFFYPFLGINFILNGIVRASGAMFQVLILNIVSFWILRYPLSYLCSIWFGDNGIAIGMGLSFVISSVIAFSYYKVGKWDKIELSAREK
- the proB gene encoding glutamate 5-kinase, coding for MDKKRIVVKIGSSSLTNAKGQIDQEKFTDHVEAVAALREAGHEVLLVSSGAVAAGFARLGYPTRPITLKGKQAAAAVGQSLLVQSYIEQFSQHHIVPAQILLTRNDFSKQERYKNAYATVTELLERGILPVINENDTVSVEELTFGDNDMLSALVSGLVHADQLIILTDINGLYDSNPNKNPLAKRIDYLADVTDDMLEVAGGSGSKVGTGGMKSKLMAAKTALSLGVQVFIGLGKGRNKLVDIMLGNGDGTYIGKEGLQAVNNSRQWIALHSEISGTIFVDQGAEDALVYKGKSLLPAGVYDIEGSFEKHDVVEVVGPQGILGKGEVLFSSEELKEAMGKRSEELHKDEVLSSIVVIHRNKWVKA
- a CDS encoding glutamate-5-semialdehyde dehydrogenase; translation: MSEVLVKGKAAKEASFALVDISTEEKNEALAKIADQLLVDQSTIIEENKKDLEAGKKNGLSDSVLDRIMLNEKRIHDMAEAIRLLIDLKDPIGETIETIEKENGLRIKKNRVPIGVIGMIYEARPNVTVDAATLTLKTGNAVILRGSSSASFSNQVLIRSIHKALEKSTVPVNAIQLIEDTSRETAKELFHLKEYLDVLIPRGGKNLIDTVVREASVPVLETGAGNCHVFIDETADYQMAENIVINGKTQRPSVCNAIETILIEEKWFSQNGRSLLESLDAHQVEIFGDNKVTSVFEKAKSATEEDWHTEYLALSVSVKIIKDVDEAIQHINTYGTKHSEAIVTKNEQHAATFLNKVDAAAVYHNASTRFTDGSEFGYGAEIGISTQKLHARGPMGLQALTSSKYFVYGTGQVRN